The following are from one region of the Candidatus Dormiibacterota bacterium genome:
- the moaD gene encoding molybdopterin converting factor subunit 1: protein MAVALTVQVLLFARLRELAAERSLELTVPTGATVRSVWDAAVERHPRLRGGDAGVRVAVNEEYAGWDDPVRSGDSVAFIPPVAGGTPEGGRPGVHVLLTTDVLDAAAAEALVRTDEDGGVCTFTGVVRNHAEGRAVERLEYEAYPEMAEPRMRLIGEEALRRTGATAVALWHRTGTLEIGEASVVVSASAPHRAEAFEACRYAIDTLKSDVPIWKKEHGEGGAVWVDESTRTHSEPPPPVS, encoded by the coding sequence ATGGCCGTAGCGCTGACCGTGCAGGTGCTCCTCTTCGCCCGGCTCCGCGAGCTCGCCGCGGAGCGGTCGCTGGAGTTGACCGTGCCCACCGGCGCGACGGTCCGAAGCGTCTGGGACGCGGCGGTGGAGCGGCACCCCCGGCTGCGCGGCGGCGACGCCGGGGTGCGGGTCGCCGTCAACGAGGAGTACGCCGGCTGGGACGACCCGGTGCGCTCGGGCGACTCGGTCGCCTTCATCCCCCCGGTCGCCGGCGGCACCCCCGAGGGCGGACGGCCCGGGGTCCACGTGCTGCTCACCACCGACGTGCTCGACGCCGCCGCCGCGGAGGCGCTGGTTCGCACCGATGAGGACGGCGGGGTGTGCACCTTCACCGGGGTGGTGCGGAACCACGCCGAGGGCCGCGCCGTCGAGCGCCTCGAGTACGAGGCCTATCCGGAGATGGCCGAGCCCCGGATGCGCCTCATCGGCGAGGAGGCGCTGCGCCGCACCGGCGCCACCGCCGTCGCCCTCTGGCACCGCACCGGCACCCTGGAGATCGGTGAGGCCAGCGTGGTCGTGAGCGCCTCCGCCCCCCACCGCGCCGAGGCCTTCGAGGCCTGCCGCTACGCCATCGACACCCTCAAATCCGACGTCCCCATCTGGAAGAAGGAGCACGGTGAGGGCGGCGCCGTCTGGGTCGACGAGAGCACCCGGACGCACTCCGAGCCCCCGCCACCGGTATCCTGA
- the cofE gene encoding coenzyme F420-0:L-glutamate ligase: MTAPAPGVRAAGALEIHAVRGLPELRPGDDLAALVLAAVDRSALALRPWDVVVVTHKVVSKAEGRLVELDSVSPSAAAVELAERTGGDPRLTEVVLGETRRVLRAGPGVLVCETVTGLVCANAGVDRSNVPGTDTVTLLPRDPDGSAAALRAAWLAAAGGGPLGVVVCDSFGRPFREAQVNVAIGVAGMPALTDHRGLVDSSGQLMNASVLASADEIASAAELVMGKVDGVPVAVVRGLRWEGEGNGSAELQRDPARDLFRT, encoded by the coding sequence CTGACCGCTCCCGCACCGGGAGTCCGCGCCGCCGGGGCGCTCGAGATCCACGCCGTCCGTGGGCTCCCCGAGCTGCGGCCCGGCGACGACCTCGCCGCCCTGGTGCTCGCCGCCGTCGACCGCTCAGCGCTCGCGCTGCGCCCCTGGGACGTGGTGGTGGTCACCCACAAGGTGGTGAGCAAGGCGGAGGGCCGGCTCGTCGAGCTGGACTCGGTCTCGCCCTCCGCCGCCGCGGTCGAGCTCGCCGAGCGCACCGGCGGTGACCCCCGGCTGACCGAGGTGGTGCTCGGCGAGACCCGGCGGGTGCTCCGGGCGGGCCCCGGGGTTCTGGTCTGCGAGACCGTGACCGGCCTGGTGTGCGCCAACGCCGGGGTCGACCGCAGCAACGTCCCGGGCACCGACACCGTCACCCTCCTGCCCCGCGACCCCGACGGCTCGGCGGCCGCCCTCCGCGCCGCCTGGCTCGCCGCCGCCGGCGGCGGCCCCCTCGGCGTGGTCGTCTGCGACAGCTTCGGCCGGCCCTTCCGTGAGGCCCAGGTCAACGTCGCCATCGGGGTCGCCGGGATGCCCGCGCTCACCGACCACCGCGGTCTGGTCGACAGCTCCGGCCAGCTGATGAACGCCTCGGTCCTCGCCAGCGCCGACGAGATCGCGTCCGCGGCGGAGCTGGTGATGGGCAAGGTCGACGGGGTGCCCGTGGCCGTGGTGCGCGGGCTGCGCTGGGAGGGGGAGGGGAATGGCTCCGCCGAGCTCCAGCGGGACCCCGCCCGCGACCTCTTCCGCACCTGA
- the cofC gene encoding 2-phospho-L-lactate guanylyltransferase — protein sequence MSGPALIIPIKATLGAKQRLSSRLGGEERRLLALAMAGDTLRVAGRAVQRSRCVVVAGDAEVARLAARNDMAVVRERGAGQSAALRAGVAWALERGHTAVVTIAADCAMLDIDDLHTLMERAMRRGRFLLCAPDAEGKGTNAAALRPLDVDIWRFGPNSLERHRAAAEAERLRFEVLDLPSLRIDCDRPEDLVGVISDPRPTATFHVLRQLGLAGRRAVG from the coding sequence GTGAGCGGACCCGCTCTGATCATCCCCATCAAGGCGACGCTCGGCGCCAAGCAGCGCCTCAGCAGCCGGCTTGGCGGCGAGGAGCGGCGGCTGCTCGCCCTGGCGATGGCCGGAGACACCCTGAGGGTCGCCGGACGGGCGGTCCAGCGCTCGCGCTGCGTGGTCGTCGCCGGCGACGCCGAGGTGGCGCGCCTCGCCGCCCGCAACGACATGGCGGTGGTGCGCGAGCGCGGCGCCGGTCAGAGCGCGGCGCTCCGCGCCGGGGTCGCCTGGGCGCTGGAGCGAGGCCACACCGCGGTGGTGACCATCGCCGCCGACTGCGCGATGCTCGACATCGACGACCTCCACACCCTCATGGAGCGGGCGATGCGGCGGGGCCGCTTCCTGCTCTGTGCCCCCGACGCCGAGGGCAAGGGCACCAACGCCGCGGCGCTGCGCCCGCTCGACGTCGACATCTGGCGGTTCGGTCCCAACTCCCTGGAACGTCACCGGGCCGCCGCCGAGGCCGAGCGGCTGCGCTTCGAGGTGCTCGACCTGCCCTCGCTGCGGATCGACTGCGACCGCCCGGAGGACCTGGTCGGGGTGATCTCCGATCCCCGGCCCACCGCGACCTTCCACGTGCTCCGCCAGCTCGGTCTGGCGGGACGGCGGGCGGTCGGCTGA
- the cofD gene encoding 2-phospho-L-lactate transferase — MPASTPRSSRPLAVVPPFPRVVALAGGTGAAKFLRGLTRVIDPAGITVIVNTADDVQRHGLLVSPDIDSVVYGLAGVHDEERGWGLRGETWQALTMLELLGDDTWFQLGDRDLGTHVWRTERRRAGQPLSQVTAAQCRALGVAARVLPMSDDPVTTRVRCAGLGELHFQEYFVRERCAPEIEAIRFEGAERSRPAPGVLEAIAEADAVVVCPSNPVISIGPILAVPGIREALRAVPQSVAVSPVVNGRALKGPTVAMLHHAGVEAGPAGVGSLYADFCAMMVVDRRDALSVPGVEALGMRAVLAETVMDRLEAAVSLAAVVRDQLGFDDDGAGLPACAEGGCLR; from the coding sequence ATGCCCGCATCGACGCCCCGATCGTCCCGCCCCCTCGCCGTGGTTCCGCCGTTCCCCCGGGTGGTCGCGCTGGCCGGTGGAACCGGTGCCGCGAAGTTCCTCCGAGGGCTGACCCGGGTCATCGACCCGGCCGGAATCACCGTGATCGTCAACACCGCGGACGACGTCCAGCGTCACGGGCTGCTGGTCTCGCCCGACATCGACAGCGTGGTGTACGGCCTCGCCGGCGTCCACGACGAGGAGCGCGGCTGGGGCCTGCGCGGCGAGACCTGGCAGGCGCTGACGATGCTCGAGCTCCTCGGCGACGACACCTGGTTCCAGCTCGGCGACCGCGACCTCGGCACCCACGTCTGGCGCACCGAGCGCCGCCGCGCCGGGCAGCCGCTCTCGCAGGTGACGGCGGCCCAGTGCCGTGCGCTGGGGGTGGCCGCGCGGGTGCTGCCGATGAGCGACGACCCGGTGACCACCCGGGTCCGCTGCGCCGGGCTCGGCGAGCTTCATTTCCAGGAGTACTTCGTGCGCGAGCGCTGCGCTCCGGAGATCGAGGCGATCCGCTTCGAGGGCGCCGAGCGGTCGCGGCCCGCGCCCGGCGTGCTCGAGGCGATCGCCGAGGCGGACGCGGTCGTGGTCTGCCCCAGCAACCCGGTGATCAGCATCGGCCCCATCCTCGCGGTACCGGGCATCCGCGAGGCCCTGCGCGCCGTGCCCCAGTCGGTCGCGGTCAGCCCGGTGGTCAACGGGCGGGCGCTCAAGGGCCCCACCGTGGCGATGCTGCACCACGCCGGCGTCGAGGCCGGCCCGGCCGGGGTCGGCAGCCTCTACGCCGACTTCTGCGCCATGATGGTGGTCGACCGGCGCGACGCCCTCTCGGTGCCCGGGGTCGAGGCGCTGGGGATGCGCGCGGTGCTCGCCGAGACGGTGATGGACCGCCTGGAGGCGGCGGTGTCGCTGGCCGCGGTGGTGCGCGACCAGCTCGGGTTCGACGACGACGGGGCGGGGCTGCCCGCCTGTGCGGAGGGAGGATGCCTGCGGTGA
- a CDS encoding iron-sulfur cluster assembly accessory protein, which translates to MVTVSEAALSQLKNLVSSSEPGQKVGLRVFVQDGGCSGFSYGMGLDENPPRPDDDVAEFEGLAVYVDSFSAQYIDGAEIDYVDALMGGGFTVNNPQAVKTCGCGHSFQTADQAGTAKSCS; encoded by the coding sequence ATGGTCACCGTCAGCGAAGCAGCCCTCTCCCAGCTCAAGAACCTGGTCTCGAGCAGTGAGCCGGGTCAGAAGGTCGGTCTCCGCGTGTTCGTCCAGGATGGTGGGTGCTCTGGCTTCTCCTACGGGATGGGCCTCGACGAGAACCCCCCGCGTCCCGATGACGACGTGGCCGAGTTCGAAGGACTCGCCGTGTACGTCGACTCCTTCTCGGCCCAGTACATCGACGGCGCCGAGATCGACTACGTCGACGCGCTCATGGGTGGCGGGTTCACCGTCAACAACCCCCAGGCGGTGAAGACCTGCGGCTGCGGCCACAGCTTCCAGACCGCCGACCAGGCCGGCACCGCCAAGTCCTGCTCCTGA
- the thyX gene encoding FAD-dependent thymidylate synthase, producing MHETSPSVHLLARPSIDLEGMRAYLEQVGGASWLDRRLAEGEGAVNPGELLVEFAGRACYRSWEPGLNPNVTRVRSDRREYFANILRSAHGSVLEHASYSFALRDVSRVATHEIVRHRAGAAYSQESLRYVRLVDIGFRIPPALEPLRRECVEIVERLEEFQVEAARALEIDAQGIPFHVKKEVTSALRRLAPCGLSTDLVMTMNLRTLRHVIEMRTAPGAEEEMRLIFGTLAELMVAEAPGLFQDFRRLDDGSWVPEYRKV from the coding sequence ATGCACGAGACCAGCCCGTCCGTCCATCTCCTCGCCCGGCCCTCGATCGATCTCGAGGGCATGCGCGCCTACCTCGAGCAGGTGGGCGGCGCCTCCTGGCTCGACCGGCGCCTCGCCGAGGGCGAGGGGGCGGTCAATCCCGGCGAGCTCCTCGTCGAGTTCGCCGGCCGGGCCTGCTACCGCAGCTGGGAGCCGGGGCTCAACCCCAACGTGACCCGGGTGCGGAGCGATCGCCGCGAGTACTTCGCGAACATCCTTCGCAGCGCCCATGGCAGCGTCCTCGAGCATGCCAGCTACTCGTTCGCGCTCCGCGACGTATCTCGGGTCGCGACCCATGAGATCGTCCGCCACCGCGCCGGCGCCGCCTACAGCCAGGAGAGCCTCCGCTACGTCCGGCTGGTGGACATCGGCTTCCGCATCCCGCCCGCGCTCGAGCCGCTGCGGCGCGAGTGCGTCGAGATCGTCGAGCGGCTGGAGGAGTTCCAGGTGGAGGCGGCCCGGGCGCTCGAGATCGACGCCCAGGGCATCCCCTTCCACGTCAAGAAGGAGGTCACGTCGGCGCTCCGGCGGCTGGCCCCGTGCGGGCTGAGCACCGACCTGGTGATGACCATGAACCTGCGGACCCTGCGCCACGTCATCGAGATGCGCACCGCCCCGGGAGCGGAGGAGGAGATGCGCCTGATCTTCGGGACGCTCGCCGAGCTCATGGTGGCGGAGGCGCCGGGCCTGTTCCAGGACTTCCGCCGGCTCGACGACGGCTCCTGGGTGCCCGAGTACCGCAAGGTCTGA
- a CDS encoding (Fe-S)-binding protein, translated as MAEHVVAPRFLADVYEAASRCNKCSLCQAVCPTYLVNPVEWETARGRVALVRDAIEGRLELRDIADGPLSTCLTCNNCVAACAPGVPTGDIVSRARQELHEQEGHPAGRTLVLRSVLPHPRMLGLAHRLSRTAQVTGLHALARHSGLTRWLGTAGAFMEHLGPLPARTAHHRARAIPAAEGTPRGRVALFVCCYQNVAAPEATEAVMRVLAASGFEVVVPRLGCSGLPARSLGDRDAELDMARRNVARLRDLEVDALVGDVTSCTGQVQRYGDLLHAEPPLAAAAAAVASRTWRVAEFLDRAGLAAPMGPLRWRVAYDEPCSLPLGGDARDAPYRLLASIPALQLRPLAEAAMCCGGAGDYFHREPERSAAILARKLNNAAASGAEVLVTDNISCLTQLREGARRHAPGLRVLHLFEVLQASMESARRRAPR; from the coding sequence ATGGCCGAGCACGTCGTGGCTCCGCGCTTCCTCGCCGACGTGTACGAGGCCGCGAGCCGCTGCAACAAGTGCTCGCTCTGCCAGGCGGTGTGCCCCACCTACCTGGTGAACCCGGTCGAGTGGGAGACGGCGCGGGGCCGGGTGGCGCTGGTGCGCGACGCCATCGAGGGCAGGCTCGAGCTCCGCGACATCGCCGACGGCCCGCTGAGCACCTGCCTCACCTGCAACAACTGCGTGGCGGCCTGCGCCCCCGGGGTGCCCACCGGCGACATCGTCAGCCGCGCCCGCCAGGAGCTCCACGAGCAGGAGGGGCATCCCGCCGGCCGGACCCTGGTGCTCCGCTCGGTCCTCCCCCATCCGCGGATGCTCGGCCTCGCCCACCGGCTCTCCCGCACCGCCCAGGTGACCGGCCTTCACGCCCTGGCGCGCCACTCCGGGCTCACCCGCTGGCTCGGCACCGCCGGGGCCTTCATGGAGCACCTCGGCCCGCTGCCGGCGCGCACCGCCCACCATCGCGCCCGCGCGATCCCCGCCGCCGAGGGCACGCCCCGGGGCCGGGTGGCGCTCTTCGTCTGCTGCTACCAGAACGTGGCCGCACCGGAGGCGACCGAGGCGGTGATGCGGGTGCTCGCCGCCAGCGGCTTCGAGGTGGTGGTGCCGCGGCTGGGCTGCAGCGGCCTCCCCGCCCGGAGCCTGGGCGACCGCGACGCGGAGCTCGACATGGCGCGCCGCAACGTCGCGCGGCTGCGCGACCTCGAGGTCGACGCGCTGGTCGGCGACGTCACCTCGTGCACCGGCCAGGTCCAGCGCTACGGCGACCTGCTCCACGCCGAGCCGCCGCTGGCCGCCGCCGCCGCCGCGGTGGCGTCGCGCACCTGGCGGGTCGCGGAGTTCCTCGACCGTGCCGGCCTCGCCGCCCCGATGGGCCCGCTGCGCTGGCGGGTGGCCTACGACGAGCCGTGCTCACTGCCGCTCGGCGGCGACGCCCGCGATGCGCCCTACCGGCTGCTGGCGTCGATCCCCGCGCTGCAGCTCCGGCCGCTGGCCGAGGCCGCGATGTGCTGCGGCGGCGCCGGCGACTACTTCCACCGCGAGCCCGAGCGCAGCGCCGCCATCCTCGCCCGGAAGCTCAACAACGCCGCCGCCAGCGGCGCCGAGGTGCTGGTGACCGACAACATCTCCTGCCTCACCCAGCTCCGCGAGGGCGCCCGGCGGCACGCCCCCGGCCTGCGGGTGCTGCATCTCTTCGAGGTCCTGCAGGCGTCGATGGAGAGCGCGCGGCGGCGGGCCCCGCGCTGA
- a CDS encoding TetR/AcrR family transcriptional regulator, with translation MDKTFDQKTVVAGLPAGERRRRSGAGLRTREGMLDAALETLHAEGYAGCSARAIARTGGFNPALIFYHYGGVTELLLAALDRSTAERMARYRAALDPVTTLPELVEAISRLYAEDMGTPHIAAVQELLSSGAFSTEWAHQLLRRMDPWVDLAAEVIERVLGASTLGGLVDTRDLALAMVALYCGMETVSRLQADAGRVDTLFATLRRLAPALDQMLGAVGAAPRTPRRRPTAVPVT, from the coding sequence ATGGACAAAACATTCGATCAAAAGACGGTCGTCGCAGGCCTGCCGGCGGGGGAGCGGAGGCGGCGCAGCGGCGCCGGCCTGCGCACCCGCGAGGGCATGCTCGACGCCGCCCTCGAGACCCTTCACGCCGAGGGGTACGCGGGGTGCTCGGCACGGGCCATCGCCCGCACCGGCGGCTTCAACCCGGCGCTGATCTTCTATCACTACGGCGGCGTCACCGAGCTGCTGCTGGCGGCGCTCGACCGCAGCACCGCCGAGCGGATGGCGCGCTACCGCGCCGCGCTCGACCCGGTCACCACCCTGCCCGAGCTGGTGGAGGCGATCAGCCGGCTCTACGCCGAGGACATGGGCACCCCCCACATCGCGGCGGTGCAGGAGCTGCTCAGCAGCGGCGCCTTCTCCACCGAGTGGGCGCACCAGCTGCTCCGCCGCATGGATCCGTGGGTGGACCTCGCCGCCGAGGTGATCGAGCGGGTGCTCGGCGCCTCGACCCTCGGCGGCCTGGTCGACACCCGCGACCTCGCCCTCGCCATGGTCGCCCTCTACTGCGGCATGGAGACGGTCTCGCGGCTGCAGGCCGACGCCGGCCGGGTGGACACGCTGTTCGCCACCCTGCGCCGCCTCGCCCCCGCCCTCGATCAGATGCTCGGCGCCGTCGGGGCGGCGCCGCGAACCCCTCGCCGGCGCCCGACCGCGGTGCCGGTGACCTGA
- a CDS encoding chlorite dismutase family protein, giving the protein MAIDQAPLTTRDASRRTPITRQFVRFAFHRLDPAWRRRDEADRAADRAELTALLAETAALPGVLLRTYSLVGTRGDADFMLWLISDDLDQHHRFSARLNRTRMAGYLTSPYHYFAMTKRSMYVERHEHEGQEGRSNRMVIVPGTRRYLFVYPFVKTRAWYRLSREERQRQMDEHIAMGHRFPSVKINTTYSFGLDDQEFVVAFESDSVSDFLDLVHEMRESEASTHTVRDVPSFTCMAMPAAEMVDALG; this is encoded by the coding sequence ATGGCCATCGATCAGGCGCCCCTCACCACCCGCGACGCCAGCCGGCGTACCCCGATCACCCGGCAGTTCGTCCGCTTCGCCTTCCACCGCCTCGACCCCGCCTGGCGCCGCCGCGACGAGGCCGACCGCGCCGCCGACCGGGCCGAGCTGACCGCGCTGCTCGCCGAGACCGCGGCCCTCCCCGGGGTGCTGCTTCGCACCTACAGCCTGGTGGGGACGCGCGGCGACGCCGACTTCATGCTCTGGCTGATCAGCGACGACCTCGACCAGCACCACCGCTTCTCGGCACGGCTCAACCGCACCCGGATGGCGGGGTACCTCACCAGCCCGTACCACTACTTCGCGATGACCAAGCGGAGCATGTACGTGGAGCGCCACGAGCACGAGGGGCAGGAGGGGCGGAGCAACCGCATGGTCATCGTCCCCGGGACCCGGCGCTACCTCTTCGTCTATCCGTTCGTGAAGACGCGCGCCTGGTACCGGCTCTCCAGGGAGGAGCGGCAGCGCCAGATGGACGAGCACATCGCCATGGGCCACCGCTTCCCGTCGGTGAAGATCAACACCACCTACTCGTTCGGCCTCGACGACCAGGAGTTCGTGGTCGCCTTCGAGAGCGATTCGGTGTCCGACTTCCTCGACCTCGTGCACGAGATGCGGGAGAGCGAGGCGTCGACCCACACGGTGCGGGACGTGCCCTCGTTCACCTGCATGGCGATGCCCGCCGCCGAGATGGTGGACGCCCTGGGCTGA
- a CDS encoding flavin reductase family protein, with protein sequence MIPRADHAAGDAAAAGSRAPDHGHFRQVMGHVPTAVAVVTALHDGLPAGLTVGSFTSVSLEPPLVSFTVDRSARSWPRIEAAGAFCVNLLAHDQVPLCRRFSSRETAKFSGLAWRPAASGSPVIDGAVAWIDCDTEQVLEAGDHHLVIGRVRELDIARTVRPLLFYRGGYGGVEAGEPS encoded by the coding sequence GTGATCCCGCGAGCCGACCACGCCGCCGGCGACGCCGCCGCGGCGGGCTCGCGGGCCCCGGATCACGGCCACTTCCGCCAGGTCATGGGTCACGTGCCCACCGCTGTCGCAGTGGTCACGGCGCTGCACGACGGCCTCCCCGCGGGTCTGACCGTGGGCTCGTTCACCTCGGTCTCGCTCGAGCCGCCGCTGGTCTCGTTCACCGTCGATCGGTCGGCGCGCAGCTGGCCGCGCATCGAGGCGGCCGGGGCCTTCTGCGTCAACCTGCTCGCCCACGACCAGGTCCCGCTGTGCCGGCGGTTCTCCAGCCGCGAGACCGCCAAGTTCAGCGGGCTGGCGTGGCGCCCGGCGGCCAGCGGCTCGCCGGTGATCGACGGCGCCGTCGCCTGGATCGACTGCGACACCGAGCAGGTGCTCGAGGCCGGCGACCACCACCTCGTCATCGGGCGGGTGCGCGAGCTCGACATCGCCCGAACCGTCCGTCCGCTGCTCTTCTATCGCGGCGGCTACGGAGGCGTGGAGGCCGGCGAGCCGTCATGA
- a CDS encoding S53 family peptidase: protein MVFGVSGSLTASEAKLPAIAGIPACQQALHGQARCMARFLAAPPGGGLLGGLLGSLPLGLGSLLGGTPAPAPAPPPTQTPGAAPKGLTAADLRSAYGITGTGAAGRTVAVINAMDDPNAEADLAVYRAAMGLPACTTANGCFRKVDATGGANYPAPDPGWSKEIALDLDMVSAACSDCHILLVEAATQDIPVLGAAVNYAASVPGVVAISNSWGVPEQAQQTGWDAYFNHPGIAVTAASGDSGFGTVFPSVSPFVIAVGGTTLTRDSSARGWSETAWSGSGSGCSAYEPKPPWQLTTACSRRSTADLSMVADPSTGVAVYDSYQAAGWVQAGGTSAGAPFVAALYALAGNPAAQAAPGAYLYSHATALHDVVSGSNGLLCFGNPMCTAGAGYDGPSGLGTPSGLAAF, encoded by the coding sequence AGCTGCCGGCGATCGCGGGGATTCCCGCCTGCCAGCAGGCGCTCCACGGCCAGGCGCGGTGCATGGCCCGCTTCCTCGCCGCCCCCCCCGGCGGCGGCCTGCTCGGCGGCCTGCTGGGCAGCCTTCCCCTGGGGCTCGGAAGCCTGCTCGGCGGCACCCCCGCCCCGGCACCGGCTCCGCCGCCGACCCAGACCCCGGGCGCCGCCCCCAAGGGGCTCACCGCGGCCGACCTGCGCAGCGCCTATGGCATCACCGGCACCGGCGCCGCCGGCCGCACCGTCGCCGTGATCAACGCCATGGACGACCCCAACGCCGAGGCCGACCTCGCCGTCTATCGCGCCGCCATGGGCCTGCCCGCCTGCACCACCGCGAACGGCTGCTTCCGCAAGGTGGACGCCACCGGCGGCGCCAACTATCCGGCGCCTGACCCGGGCTGGTCGAAGGAGATCGCGCTCGACCTCGACATGGTCTCGGCGGCGTGCTCCGACTGCCACATCCTGCTCGTCGAGGCCGCCACCCAGGACATCCCGGTGCTCGGTGCCGCGGTCAACTACGCCGCGAGCGTTCCCGGCGTGGTCGCCATCAGCAACAGCTGGGGCGTGCCCGAGCAGGCCCAGCAGACCGGCTGGGACGCCTACTTCAACCACCCGGGGATCGCGGTCACCGCCGCGTCGGGCGACTCCGGCTTCGGCACCGTGTTCCCCTCGGTCTCGCCGTTCGTGATCGCCGTCGGCGGCACCACCCTGACCCGCGACTCCAGCGCGCGGGGCTGGTCGGAGACCGCGTGGAGCGGCAGCGGCAGCGGCTGCAGCGCCTACGAGCCGAAGCCCCCGTGGCAGCTGACCACCGCCTGCAGCCGGCGCAGCACCGCCGACCTCTCGATGGTCGCCGACCCGAGCACCGGCGTCGCCGTCTACGACAGCTACCAGGCGGCGGGCTGGGTGCAGGCGGGCGGGACCAGCGCGGGCGCCCCCTTCGTCGCCGCCCTCTACGCGCTCGCCGGCAACCCCGCCGCCCAGGCCGCGCCGGGCGCCTACCTGTACAGCCACGCGACGGCGCTCCACGACGTGGTCTCGGGAAGCAACGGGCTGCTCTGCTTCGGCAACCCGATGTGCACCGCGGGGGCCGGATACGACGGCCCCAGCGGGCTGGGCACCCCCTCGGGGCTGGCCGCCTTCTGA